A window from Bos mutus isolate GX-2022 chromosome 1, NWIPB_WYAK_1.1, whole genome shotgun sequence encodes these proteins:
- the B3GALNT1 gene encoding UDP-GalNAc:beta-1,3-N-acetylgalactosaminyltransferase 1, whose protein sequence is MAPALLTTLPARMSLRSLKWSLLLLSLLSFLVMWYLSLPHYNVVERVNWMYFYEYEPIYRQDFRFTLREHSNCSHQNPFLVILVTSHPSDVKARQAIRVTWGEKKSWWGYEVLTFFLLGQQAEKEDKMLALSLEDEHLLYGDIIRQDFLDTYNNLTLKTIMAFRWVTEFCPNARYIMKTDTDVFINTGNLVKYLLNLNHSEKFFTGYPLIDNYSYRGFYQKTHISYQEYPFKVFPPYCSGLGYIMSRDLVPRIYEMMSHVKPIKFEDVYVGICLNLLKVDIHIPEDTNLFFLYRIHLDVCQLRRVIAAHGFSSKEIITFWQVMLRNTTCHY, encoded by the coding sequence ATGGCCCCGGCACTCCTGACCACCCTTCCAGCTAGGATGTCACTCAGATCCCTGAAATGGAGCCTTCTGCTGCTATCGCTGCTGAGTTTCCTGGTGATGTGGTACCTCAGTCTGCCACACTACAATGTGGTGGAACGTGTGAACTGGATGTACTTCTATGAGTATGAGCCCATTTACAGACAAGACTTCCGCTTCACACTTCGAGAGCATTCAAATTGCTCTCATCAAAACCCATTTCTTGTCATCCTGGTGACCTCACACCCCTCAGATGTGAAAGCCAGGCAGGCCATTAGAGTTACTTGGGGTGAAAAGAAGTCTTGGTGGGGATATGAAGttcttacatttttcttattaGGCCAACAGGctgaaaaggaagacaaaatgtTAGCATTATCCTTAGAGGATGAACACCTCCTTTATGGGGACATAATACGACAGGATTTTTTAGATACATACAATAATCTGACCTTGAAAACCATTATGGCATTTAGGTGGGTAACTGAGTTTTGCCCCAACGCCAGGTATATCATGAAGACAGACACTGATGTTTTCATCAATACTGGCAATTTAGTGaagtatcttttaaatttaaaccaCTCAGAGAAGTTTTTCACAGGTTATCCTTTAATTGATAATTATTCCTACAGAGGATTTTACCAAAAAACCCATATTTCATACCAGGAATATCCCTTCAAGGTGTTCCCGCCTTACTGCAGTGGGTTGGGTTATATAATGTCCAGAGATTTGGTGCCGAGAATCTATGAAATGATGAGTCACGTAAAACCCATCAAGTTTGAAGATGTTTATGTTGGGATCTGTTTGAATTTATTAAAAGTGGACATTCATATTCCAGAAGACACcaaccttttctttttatataggaTCCATTTGGATGTCTGTCAGCTCAGACGTGTGATTGCAGcccatggcttttcttccaaggaaatcaTCACATTTTGGCAGGTTATGCTAAGGAACACCACATGTCATTATTAA